One window of the Camarhynchus parvulus chromosome 24, STF_HiC, whole genome shotgun sequence genome contains the following:
- the SIK3 gene encoding serine/threonine-protein kinase SIK3 isoform X2: MKMLCHPHIIRLYQVMETERMIYLVTEYASGGEIFDHLVAHGRMAEKEARRKFKQIVAAVNFCHCRNIVHRDLKAENLLLDANLNIKIADFGFSNIFTPGQLLKTWCGSPPYAAPELFEGKEYDGPKVDIWSLGVVLYVLVCGALPFDGSTLQNLRARVLSGKFRIPFFMSTECEHLIRHMLVLDPSKRLSMEQICKHKWMKLGEADAEFDRLIAECQHLKTERQLEPLNEDVLLAMADMGLDKERTVQSLRADAYDHYSAIYSLLCDRLKRHKNLRIAPSPSIPRTITFPTSANIQQTEQTGNTMNINVPQVQLINPENQIVETDGTMNLDSDEGEEPSPEALVRYLSMRRHTVGVADPRTEVMEDLQKLLPGFPRVTPQAPFLQVTPNVNFMHNVLPRQNLQPTGQLEYKEQSLLQPPTLQLLNGMGPLGRRASDGGANIQLHAQQLLKRPRGPSPLVTMTPAVPAVTPVDEESSDGEPDQEAVQSSIYKDSNTLHLPTERFSPVRRFSDGAASIQAFKAHLEKMGNNSSIKQLQQECEQLQKMYGGHMDERTLEKTQQQHMLYQQEQHHQILHQQIQDCIRPPQPSPPLQAPCENQPALLTHQLQRLRIQPSSPPPNHPSNHLFRQPNSSPPPVSSSVLQPHGAASQSQFQGMPSHNTIFPQSGNCSPPPAMGLTCLALQQQQQQQSQQVTIQVQEPGDMVGSSLLPGASHARGMSLSPSASQIQMQHRANLMASLSYGHRQLSKQLSADSAESHSLNVNRYPPANYDQVHLHPHLFPEQPRVSPSNYSPPGGVGFPAAQQALKVPQLEQYPSFPPNAHQQQQQHYTASALQQALLSPTPPDYSRHQQVPHILQGLLSPRHSLTGHTDMRLPQAEFAQLIKRRQQQQQQQEYQELFRHMSQGDAGNMGASMGQNLSERQSLSLPYQSADTYHPQNSPQHLLKIRAQECIQQVPASVPPPQGYGHQPALFHSESMEEDCACEGNRDSFPDSKSSNTLTKGCHESPLLVNTGGHGDPESLLGTANPAQELATHQYRHQPAFRNKVPSRESIVGNCMDRSSPGQAMQVPDHNGLGYPVRPSSSEHPRPRSLQRHHTIQNSDDAYVQLDNLPGMSLMAGKALSSARMSDAVLSQSSLMASQQLRDRDGEECGEGLEGQEHANLGDGSQHLNASCYPSTCITDVLLSYKHPEVPFGMEQAGV, encoded by the exons ATTTTGGGTTCAGCAACATCTTCACCCCTGGCCAGCTGCTTAAAACCTGGTGTGGGAGTCCTCCCtatgctgctccagagctctttGAAGGCAAGGAGTACGATGGGCCAAAGGTTGATATTTGG AGCCTCGGCGTGGTGCTGTACGTGCTGGTGTGCGGGGCGCTGCCCTTCGACGGGAGCACGCTGCAGAACCTGCGCGCGCGGGTGCTCAGCGGCAAGTTCCGCATCCCCTTCTTCATGTCCACAG AGTGTGAACACCTGATCCGCCACATGCTGGTGCTGGACCCGAGCAAGAGGCTCTCCATGGAGCAGATCTGCAAACACAAGTGGATGAAGCTGGGGGAGGCTGATGCAGAGTTTGACAGG CTGATAGCAGAGTGTCAGCACCTGAAGACggagaggcagctggagccGCTGAACGAGGACGTGCTGCTGGCCATGGCGGACATGGGGCTGGACAAGGAGCGCACGGTGCAG TCGCTGCGAGCCGACGCGTACGATCACTACAGCGCGATCTACAGCCTGCTCTGCGACCGCCTCAAGCGGCACAAGAACCTGCGCATCGCGCCCTCGCCCAGCATCCCACGCACCATCACCTTCCCCACCTCGGCCAACATCCAG CAGACAGAACAGACAGGCAACACCATGAACATCAACGTGCCCCAAGTCCAGCTCATCAACCCCGAGAACCAAATTGTGGAG ACTGATGGAACAATGAACTTGGACAGTGATGAAGGGGAGGAGCCATCCCCCGAGGCTCTGGTCCGCTACCTGTCCATGAGGAGGCACACAGTGGGAGTGGCTGACCCACG GACGGAAGTCATGGAAGACCTGCAGAagctcctgcctggcttccCCCGTGTCACTCCTCAGGCCCCGTTCCTGCAGGTGACCCCGAATGTGAACTTCATGCACAATGTGCTGCCCAGGCAGAACCTGCAGCCCACGGGGCAGCTGGAGTACAAG gagcagtccctgctgcagccccccacGCTGCAGCTGCTGAACGGGATGGGCCCGCTGGGCCGGCGCGCGTCCGACGGCGGGGCCAACATCCAGCTGCAcgcacagcagctgctcaagCGGCCCCGGGGCCCCTCACCACTCGTCACCATGACGCCA gctgtgccagctgtcaCCCCTGTGGACGAGGAGAGCTCCGATGGGGAGCCGGACCAGGAAGCTGTGCAGAG TTCTATTTACAAGGACTCCAACACTCTGCACCTCCCCACCGAGCGCTTCTCCCCGGTGCGGCGCTTCTCCGACGGGGCCGCCAGCATCCAGGCTTTCAAAGCCCACCTGGAGAAGATGGGCAATAACAGCAGCATCAAACAGCTTCAGCAG GAgtgtgagcagctccagaagATGTACGGGGGGCACATGGACGAGCGGACGCTGGAGAAGacgcagcagcagcacatgttgtaccagcaggagcagcaccaccaGATCCTTCATCAGCAGATTCAG GACTGTATCCGGCCTCCCCAGCCATCTCCACCCTTGCAAGCTCCATGTGAAaaccagccagctctgctcactcaCCAGCTCCAGAG GTTACGGATCCAGCCATCCAGcccacccccaaaccaccccagcaATCATCTCTTCAGGCAACCCAACAGCAGCCCGCCCCCCGTGAGCAGCAGCGTGCTCCAGCCCCATG GTGCTGCCTCCCAGTCCCAGTTCCAAGGGATGCCATCCCACAACACAATCTTCCCGCAGTCGGGTAACTGTTCCCCTCCCCCGGCCATGGGGCTGACgtgcctggccctgcagcagcagcagcagcagcagtcccagCAGGTCACCATCCAGGTGCAGGAGCCCGGGGACATGGtgggcagcagcctcctgcccgGGGCCTCCCACGCCCGGGGCATGTCCCTGAGCCCCAGCGCCAGCCAGATCCAGATGCAGCACCGTGCCAACCTGATGGCCTCACTGAGCTACGGGCACCGGCAGCTGTCCAAGCAGCTGAGCGCCGACAGCGCCGAGTCGCACAG TCTGAACGTGAACAGGTATCCCCCCGCCAACTACGACCAGGTGCACTTACACCCCCACCTGTTCCCGGAGCAGCCCCGCGTTTCCCCCAGCAACTACAGCCCGCCGGGAGGGGTGGggttccctgcagcccagcaggctcTGAAGGTCCCACAGCTTGAGCAGTACCCCAGTTTCCCCCCGAACgcacatcagcagcagcagcagcactacACGGCATCGGCACTACAGCAGGCACTGTTGTCCCCGACCCCGCCCGACTACAGCCGACACCAGCAGGTACCGCACATCCTCCAGGGACTGCTCTCCCCCCGGCACTCGCTCACGGGGCACACGGACATGCGGCTGCCCCAGGCAGAATTTGCACAGCTCATCAAacggcggcagcagcagcagcagcagcaagagtaCCAAGAGTTGTTCAGGCATATGAGTCAAGGGGATGCTGGGAATATGGGCGCCAGCATGGGACAGAACCTCTCGGAGCGCCAGTCCTTGTCTTTGCCTTATCAGAGTGCTGACACGTACCACCCCCAGAACAGCCCCCAACATCTCTTAAAAATCAGGGCGCAAGAATGTATCCAGCAGGTCCCTGCCTCCGTGCCACCGCCGCAGGGATACGGACACCAGCCAGCCCTGTTCCACTCGGAGAGCATGGAGGAGGACTGCGCCTGCGAGGGAAACAGGGACAGCTTTCCTGACAGTAAGAGTTCAAACACATTGACCAAAGGTTGCCACGAGAGCCCTCTGCTTGTGAACACAGGAGGGCACGGGGACCCCGAATCTTTGCTAGGAACTGCTAACCCCGCGCAGGAGCTGGCAACGCACCAGTACAGGCATCAGCCCGCATTCAGGAATAAGGTGCCCAGCAGAG AGTCCATCGTAGGGAACTGCATGGACAGGAGCTCCCCCGGCCAAGCCATGCAGGTGCCTGACCACAACGGCCTGGGCTACCCCGTGCGCCCCTCGTCCAGCGAGCACCCGCGGCCCCGCAGCCTGCAGAGACATCACACCATCCAGAACAGTGATGATGCCTAC GTGCAGCTGGATAACTTGCCTGGGATGAGTTTGATGGCAGGGAAAGCCCTCAGCTCGGCCCGGATGTCGGACGCCGTGCTCAGCCAGTCGTCGCTGATGGCCAGTCAGCAGCTGCGCGACAGGGACGGCGAGG AATGCGGGGAGGGTTTGGAAGGTCAAGAGCACGCGAACCTGGGCGACGGCAGCCAGCACCTCAACGCCTCCTGCTACCCCTCGACGTGTATCACGGACGTCCTGCTGAGCTACAAGCACCCAGAGGTGCCctttgggatggagcaggcaggggtGTAA
- the SIK3 gene encoding serine/threonine-protein kinase SIK3 isoform X3, with protein sequence MKMLCHPHIIRLYQVMETERMIYLVTEYASGGEIFDHLVAHGRMAEKEARRKFKQIVAAVNFCHCRNIVHRDLKAENLLLDANLNIKIADFGFSNIFTPGQLLKTWCGSPPYAAPELFEGKEYDGPKVDIWSLGVVLYVLVCGALPFDGSTLQNLRARVLSGKFRIPFFMSTECEHLIRHMLVLDPSKRLSMEQICKHKWMKLGEADAEFDRLIAECQHLKTERQLEPLNEDVLLAMADMGLDKERTVQSLRADAYDHYSAIYSLLCDRLKRHKNLRIAPSPSIPRTITFPTSANIQTEQTGNTMNINVPQVQLINPENQIVETDGTMNLDSDEGEEPSPEALVRYLSMRRHTVGVADPRTEVMEDLQKLLPGFPRVTPQAPFLQVTPNVNFMHNVLPRQNLQPTGQLEYKEQSLLQPPTLQLLNGMGPLGRRASDGGANIQLHAQQLLKRPRGPSPLVTMTPAVPAVTPVDEESSDGEPDQEAVQRYLANRSKRHTLAMTNPTAEIPPDLQRQLGQQSFRPRAWAPHLGPDQHRSIYKDSNTLHLPTERFSPVRRFSDGAASIQAFKAHLEKMGNNSSIKQLQQECEQLQKMYGGHMDERTLEKTQQQHMLYQQEQHHQILHQQIQDCIRPPQPSPPLQAPCENQPALLTHQLQRLRIQPSSPPPNHPSNHLFRQPNSSPPPVSSSVLQPHGAASQSQFQGMPSHNTIFPQSGNCSPPPAMGLTCLALQQQQQQQSQQVTIQVQEPGDMVGSSLLPGASHARGMSLSPSASQIQMQHRANLMASLSYGHRQLSKQLSADSAESHSLNVNRYPPANYDQVHLHPHLFPEQPRVSPSNYSPPGGVGFPAAQQALKVPQLEQYPSFPPNAHQQQQQHYTASALQQALLSPTPPDYSRHQQVPHILQGLLSPRHSLTGHTDMRLPQAEFAQLIKRRQQQQQQQEYQELFRHMSQGDAGNMGASMGQNLSERQSLSLPYQSADTYHPQNSPQHLLKIRAQECIQQVPASVPPPQGYGHQPALFHSESMEEDCACEGNRDSFPDSKSSNTLTKGCHESPLLVNTGGHGDPESLLGTANPAQELATHQYRHQPAFRNKVPSRESIVGNCMDRSSPGQAMQVPDHNGLGYPVRPSSSEHPRPRSLQRHHTIQNSDDAYVQLDNLPGMSLMAGKALSSARMSDAVLSQSSLMASQQLRDRDGEECGEGLEGQEHANLGDGSQHLNASCYPSTCITDVLLSYKHPEVPFGMEQAGV encoded by the exons ATTTTGGGTTCAGCAACATCTTCACCCCTGGCCAGCTGCTTAAAACCTGGTGTGGGAGTCCTCCCtatgctgctccagagctctttGAAGGCAAGGAGTACGATGGGCCAAAGGTTGATATTTGG AGCCTCGGCGTGGTGCTGTACGTGCTGGTGTGCGGGGCGCTGCCCTTCGACGGGAGCACGCTGCAGAACCTGCGCGCGCGGGTGCTCAGCGGCAAGTTCCGCATCCCCTTCTTCATGTCCACAG AGTGTGAACACCTGATCCGCCACATGCTGGTGCTGGACCCGAGCAAGAGGCTCTCCATGGAGCAGATCTGCAAACACAAGTGGATGAAGCTGGGGGAGGCTGATGCAGAGTTTGACAGG CTGATAGCAGAGTGTCAGCACCTGAAGACggagaggcagctggagccGCTGAACGAGGACGTGCTGCTGGCCATGGCGGACATGGGGCTGGACAAGGAGCGCACGGTGCAG TCGCTGCGAGCCGACGCGTACGATCACTACAGCGCGATCTACAGCCTGCTCTGCGACCGCCTCAAGCGGCACAAGAACCTGCGCATCGCGCCCTCGCCCAGCATCCCACGCACCATCACCTTCCCCACCTCGGCCAACATCCAG ACAGAACAGACAGGCAACACCATGAACATCAACGTGCCCCAAGTCCAGCTCATCAACCCCGAGAACCAAATTGTGGAG ACTGATGGAACAATGAACTTGGACAGTGATGAAGGGGAGGAGCCATCCCCCGAGGCTCTGGTCCGCTACCTGTCCATGAGGAGGCACACAGTGGGAGTGGCTGACCCACG GACGGAAGTCATGGAAGACCTGCAGAagctcctgcctggcttccCCCGTGTCACTCCTCAGGCCCCGTTCCTGCAGGTGACCCCGAATGTGAACTTCATGCACAATGTGCTGCCCAGGCAGAACCTGCAGCCCACGGGGCAGCTGGAGTACAAG gagcagtccctgctgcagccccccacGCTGCAGCTGCTGAACGGGATGGGCCCGCTGGGCCGGCGCGCGTCCGACGGCGGGGCCAACATCCAGCTGCAcgcacagcagctgctcaagCGGCCCCGGGGCCCCTCACCACTCGTCACCATGACGCCA gctgtgccagctgtcaCCCCTGTGGACGAGGAGAGCTCCGATGGGGAGCCGGACCAGGAAGCTGTGCAGAG ATACTTGGCAAATAGGTCAAAAAGGCACACTCTGGCCATGACCAACCCTACAGCTGAAATCCCTCCAGACTTGCAGAGGCAGCTAGGACAGCAGTCCTTCCGACCCCGGGCTTGGGCTCCACACCTGGGACCCGACCAGCACCG TTCTATTTACAAGGACTCCAACACTCTGCACCTCCCCACCGAGCGCTTCTCCCCGGTGCGGCGCTTCTCCGACGGGGCCGCCAGCATCCAGGCTTTCAAAGCCCACCTGGAGAAGATGGGCAATAACAGCAGCATCAAACAGCTTCAGCAG GAgtgtgagcagctccagaagATGTACGGGGGGCACATGGACGAGCGGACGCTGGAGAAGacgcagcagcagcacatgttgtaccagcaggagcagcaccaccaGATCCTTCATCAGCAGATTCAG GACTGTATCCGGCCTCCCCAGCCATCTCCACCCTTGCAAGCTCCATGTGAAaaccagccagctctgctcactcaCCAGCTCCAGAG GTTACGGATCCAGCCATCCAGcccacccccaaaccaccccagcaATCATCTCTTCAGGCAACCCAACAGCAGCCCGCCCCCCGTGAGCAGCAGCGTGCTCCAGCCCCATG GTGCTGCCTCCCAGTCCCAGTTCCAAGGGATGCCATCCCACAACACAATCTTCCCGCAGTCGGGTAACTGTTCCCCTCCCCCGGCCATGGGGCTGACgtgcctggccctgcagcagcagcagcagcagcagtcccagCAGGTCACCATCCAGGTGCAGGAGCCCGGGGACATGGtgggcagcagcctcctgcccgGGGCCTCCCACGCCCGGGGCATGTCCCTGAGCCCCAGCGCCAGCCAGATCCAGATGCAGCACCGTGCCAACCTGATGGCCTCACTGAGCTACGGGCACCGGCAGCTGTCCAAGCAGCTGAGCGCCGACAGCGCCGAGTCGCACAG TCTGAACGTGAACAGGTATCCCCCCGCCAACTACGACCAGGTGCACTTACACCCCCACCTGTTCCCGGAGCAGCCCCGCGTTTCCCCCAGCAACTACAGCCCGCCGGGAGGGGTGGggttccctgcagcccagcaggctcTGAAGGTCCCACAGCTTGAGCAGTACCCCAGTTTCCCCCCGAACgcacatcagcagcagcagcagcactacACGGCATCGGCACTACAGCAGGCACTGTTGTCCCCGACCCCGCCCGACTACAGCCGACACCAGCAGGTACCGCACATCCTCCAGGGACTGCTCTCCCCCCGGCACTCGCTCACGGGGCACACGGACATGCGGCTGCCCCAGGCAGAATTTGCACAGCTCATCAAacggcggcagcagcagcagcagcagcaagagtaCCAAGAGTTGTTCAGGCATATGAGTCAAGGGGATGCTGGGAATATGGGCGCCAGCATGGGACAGAACCTCTCGGAGCGCCAGTCCTTGTCTTTGCCTTATCAGAGTGCTGACACGTACCACCCCCAGAACAGCCCCCAACATCTCTTAAAAATCAGGGCGCAAGAATGTATCCAGCAGGTCCCTGCCTCCGTGCCACCGCCGCAGGGATACGGACACCAGCCAGCCCTGTTCCACTCGGAGAGCATGGAGGAGGACTGCGCCTGCGAGGGAAACAGGGACAGCTTTCCTGACAGTAAGAGTTCAAACACATTGACCAAAGGTTGCCACGAGAGCCCTCTGCTTGTGAACACAGGAGGGCACGGGGACCCCGAATCTTTGCTAGGAACTGCTAACCCCGCGCAGGAGCTGGCAACGCACCAGTACAGGCATCAGCCCGCATTCAGGAATAAGGTGCCCAGCAGAG AGTCCATCGTAGGGAACTGCATGGACAGGAGCTCCCCCGGCCAAGCCATGCAGGTGCCTGACCACAACGGCCTGGGCTACCCCGTGCGCCCCTCGTCCAGCGAGCACCCGCGGCCCCGCAGCCTGCAGAGACATCACACCATCCAGAACAGTGATGATGCCTAC GTGCAGCTGGATAACTTGCCTGGGATGAGTTTGATGGCAGGGAAAGCCCTCAGCTCGGCCCGGATGTCGGACGCCGTGCTCAGCCAGTCGTCGCTGATGGCCAGTCAGCAGCTGCGCGACAGGGACGGCGAGG AATGCGGGGAGGGTTTGGAAGGTCAAGAGCACGCGAACCTGGGCGACGGCAGCCAGCACCTCAACGCCTCCTGCTACCCCTCGACGTGTATCACGGACGTCCTGCTGAGCTACAAGCACCCAGAGGTGCCctttgggatggagcaggcaggggtGTAA
- the SIK3 gene encoding serine/threonine-protein kinase SIK3 isoform X1, which translates to MKMLCHPHIIRLYQVMETERMIYLVTEYASGGEIFDHLVAHGRMAEKEARRKFKQIVAAVNFCHCRNIVHRDLKAENLLLDANLNIKIADFGFSNIFTPGQLLKTWCGSPPYAAPELFEGKEYDGPKVDIWSLGVVLYVLVCGALPFDGSTLQNLRARVLSGKFRIPFFMSTECEHLIRHMLVLDPSKRLSMEQICKHKWMKLGEADAEFDRLIAECQHLKTERQLEPLNEDVLLAMADMGLDKERTVQSLRADAYDHYSAIYSLLCDRLKRHKNLRIAPSPSIPRTITFPTSANIQQTEQTGNTMNINVPQVQLINPENQIVETDGTMNLDSDEGEEPSPEALVRYLSMRRHTVGVADPRTEVMEDLQKLLPGFPRVTPQAPFLQVTPNVNFMHNVLPRQNLQPTGQLEYKEQSLLQPPTLQLLNGMGPLGRRASDGGANIQLHAQQLLKRPRGPSPLVTMTPAVPAVTPVDEESSDGEPDQEAVQRYLANRSKRHTLAMTNPTAEIPPDLQRQLGQQSFRPRAWAPHLGPDQHRSIYKDSNTLHLPTERFSPVRRFSDGAASIQAFKAHLEKMGNNSSIKQLQQECEQLQKMYGGHMDERTLEKTQQQHMLYQQEQHHQILHQQIQDCIRPPQPSPPLQAPCENQPALLTHQLQRLRIQPSSPPPNHPSNHLFRQPNSSPPPVSSSVLQPHGAASQSQFQGMPSHNTIFPQSGNCSPPPAMGLTCLALQQQQQQQSQQVTIQVQEPGDMVGSSLLPGASHARGMSLSPSASQIQMQHRANLMASLSYGHRQLSKQLSADSAESHSLNVNRYPPANYDQVHLHPHLFPEQPRVSPSNYSPPGGVGFPAAQQALKVPQLEQYPSFPPNAHQQQQQHYTASALQQALLSPTPPDYSRHQQVPHILQGLLSPRHSLTGHTDMRLPQAEFAQLIKRRQQQQQQQEYQELFRHMSQGDAGNMGASMGQNLSERQSLSLPYQSADTYHPQNSPQHLLKIRAQECIQQVPASVPPPQGYGHQPALFHSESMEEDCACEGNRDSFPDSKSSNTLTKGCHESPLLVNTGGHGDPESLLGTANPAQELATHQYRHQPAFRNKVPSRESIVGNCMDRSSPGQAMQVPDHNGLGYPVRPSSSEHPRPRSLQRHHTIQNSDDAYVQLDNLPGMSLMAGKALSSARMSDAVLSQSSLMASQQLRDRDGEECGEGLEGQEHANLGDGSQHLNASCYPSTCITDVLLSYKHPEVPFGMEQAGV; encoded by the exons ATTTTGGGTTCAGCAACATCTTCACCCCTGGCCAGCTGCTTAAAACCTGGTGTGGGAGTCCTCCCtatgctgctccagagctctttGAAGGCAAGGAGTACGATGGGCCAAAGGTTGATATTTGG AGCCTCGGCGTGGTGCTGTACGTGCTGGTGTGCGGGGCGCTGCCCTTCGACGGGAGCACGCTGCAGAACCTGCGCGCGCGGGTGCTCAGCGGCAAGTTCCGCATCCCCTTCTTCATGTCCACAG AGTGTGAACACCTGATCCGCCACATGCTGGTGCTGGACCCGAGCAAGAGGCTCTCCATGGAGCAGATCTGCAAACACAAGTGGATGAAGCTGGGGGAGGCTGATGCAGAGTTTGACAGG CTGATAGCAGAGTGTCAGCACCTGAAGACggagaggcagctggagccGCTGAACGAGGACGTGCTGCTGGCCATGGCGGACATGGGGCTGGACAAGGAGCGCACGGTGCAG TCGCTGCGAGCCGACGCGTACGATCACTACAGCGCGATCTACAGCCTGCTCTGCGACCGCCTCAAGCGGCACAAGAACCTGCGCATCGCGCCCTCGCCCAGCATCCCACGCACCATCACCTTCCCCACCTCGGCCAACATCCAG CAGACAGAACAGACAGGCAACACCATGAACATCAACGTGCCCCAAGTCCAGCTCATCAACCCCGAGAACCAAATTGTGGAG ACTGATGGAACAATGAACTTGGACAGTGATGAAGGGGAGGAGCCATCCCCCGAGGCTCTGGTCCGCTACCTGTCCATGAGGAGGCACACAGTGGGAGTGGCTGACCCACG GACGGAAGTCATGGAAGACCTGCAGAagctcctgcctggcttccCCCGTGTCACTCCTCAGGCCCCGTTCCTGCAGGTGACCCCGAATGTGAACTTCATGCACAATGTGCTGCCCAGGCAGAACCTGCAGCCCACGGGGCAGCTGGAGTACAAG gagcagtccctgctgcagccccccacGCTGCAGCTGCTGAACGGGATGGGCCCGCTGGGCCGGCGCGCGTCCGACGGCGGGGCCAACATCCAGCTGCAcgcacagcagctgctcaagCGGCCCCGGGGCCCCTCACCACTCGTCACCATGACGCCA gctgtgccagctgtcaCCCCTGTGGACGAGGAGAGCTCCGATGGGGAGCCGGACCAGGAAGCTGTGCAGAG ATACTTGGCAAATAGGTCAAAAAGGCACACTCTGGCCATGACCAACCCTACAGCTGAAATCCCTCCAGACTTGCAGAGGCAGCTAGGACAGCAGTCCTTCCGACCCCGGGCTTGGGCTCCACACCTGGGACCCGACCAGCACCG TTCTATTTACAAGGACTCCAACACTCTGCACCTCCCCACCGAGCGCTTCTCCCCGGTGCGGCGCTTCTCCGACGGGGCCGCCAGCATCCAGGCTTTCAAAGCCCACCTGGAGAAGATGGGCAATAACAGCAGCATCAAACAGCTTCAGCAG GAgtgtgagcagctccagaagATGTACGGGGGGCACATGGACGAGCGGACGCTGGAGAAGacgcagcagcagcacatgttgtaccagcaggagcagcaccaccaGATCCTTCATCAGCAGATTCAG GACTGTATCCGGCCTCCCCAGCCATCTCCACCCTTGCAAGCTCCATGTGAAaaccagccagctctgctcactcaCCAGCTCCAGAG GTTACGGATCCAGCCATCCAGcccacccccaaaccaccccagcaATCATCTCTTCAGGCAACCCAACAGCAGCCCGCCCCCCGTGAGCAGCAGCGTGCTCCAGCCCCATG GTGCTGCCTCCCAGTCCCAGTTCCAAGGGATGCCATCCCACAACACAATCTTCCCGCAGTCGGGTAACTGTTCCCCTCCCCCGGCCATGGGGCTGACgtgcctggccctgcagcagcagcagcagcagcagtcccagCAGGTCACCATCCAGGTGCAGGAGCCCGGGGACATGGtgggcagcagcctcctgcccgGGGCCTCCCACGCCCGGGGCATGTCCCTGAGCCCCAGCGCCAGCCAGATCCAGATGCAGCACCGTGCCAACCTGATGGCCTCACTGAGCTACGGGCACCGGCAGCTGTCCAAGCAGCTGAGCGCCGACAGCGCCGAGTCGCACAG TCTGAACGTGAACAGGTATCCCCCCGCCAACTACGACCAGGTGCACTTACACCCCCACCTGTTCCCGGAGCAGCCCCGCGTTTCCCCCAGCAACTACAGCCCGCCGGGAGGGGTGGggttccctgcagcccagcaggctcTGAAGGTCCCACAGCTTGAGCAGTACCCCAGTTTCCCCCCGAACgcacatcagcagcagcagcagcactacACGGCATCGGCACTACAGCAGGCACTGTTGTCCCCGACCCCGCCCGACTACAGCCGACACCAGCAGGTACCGCACATCCTCCAGGGACTGCTCTCCCCCCGGCACTCGCTCACGGGGCACACGGACATGCGGCTGCCCCAGGCAGAATTTGCACAGCTCATCAAacggcggcagcagcagcagcagcagcaagagtaCCAAGAGTTGTTCAGGCATATGAGTCAAGGGGATGCTGGGAATATGGGCGCCAGCATGGGACAGAACCTCTCGGAGCGCCAGTCCTTGTCTTTGCCTTATCAGAGTGCTGACACGTACCACCCCCAGAACAGCCCCCAACATCTCTTAAAAATCAGGGCGCAAGAATGTATCCAGCAGGTCCCTGCCTCCGTGCCACCGCCGCAGGGATACGGACACCAGCCAGCCCTGTTCCACTCGGAGAGCATGGAGGAGGACTGCGCCTGCGAGGGAAACAGGGACAGCTTTCCTGACAGTAAGAGTTCAAACACATTGACCAAAGGTTGCCACGAGAGCCCTCTGCTTGTGAACACAGGAGGGCACGGGGACCCCGAATCTTTGCTAGGAACTGCTAACCCCGCGCAGGAGCTGGCAACGCACCAGTACAGGCATCAGCCCGCATTCAGGAATAAGGTGCCCAGCAGAG AGTCCATCGTAGGGAACTGCATGGACAGGAGCTCCCCCGGCCAAGCCATGCAGGTGCCTGACCACAACGGCCTGGGCTACCCCGTGCGCCCCTCGTCCAGCGAGCACCCGCGGCCCCGCAGCCTGCAGAGACATCACACCATCCAGAACAGTGATGATGCCTAC GTGCAGCTGGATAACTTGCCTGGGATGAGTTTGATGGCAGGGAAAGCCCTCAGCTCGGCCCGGATGTCGGACGCCGTGCTCAGCCAGTCGTCGCTGATGGCCAGTCAGCAGCTGCGCGACAGGGACGGCGAGG AATGCGGGGAGGGTTTGGAAGGTCAAGAGCACGCGAACCTGGGCGACGGCAGCCAGCACCTCAACGCCTCCTGCTACCCCTCGACGTGTATCACGGACGTCCTGCTGAGCTACAAGCACCCAGAGGTGCCctttgggatggagcaggcaggggtGTAA